TAAATTTGCAACACGACTAATAAATGCAGTTCATTTTCAGTTATTAAACACTTATCAGATAGGACTTTACACAATTAAGCATTTATGGCAGAGCCACACTTGAACCACGCAGGGTGATTACACCCTTTATGAATCTTGTTAGGAAGACCACAAGCCAAAACCACATCGAAGAAGCCCTGCCCCTTATTTATATGCAGCTGAAGAGACTGCTTTAAACGTGCTGTTTCTTCTCCTCAAGTGTTTTGGCAGTGTTGCTGGCAACAAAAACTTCTAGGACACATATTTGCTAATGCCGTATTATACGCCTTGAGCAGTGCAGAGTTACCTTAGTGTGATAATTTGAATGAATTACCAAATACAATTTCTGACTCAGGGACATGAGTAACAGAAGAGAAACTCCACCCAAAGCCTTGATAGATAAGAAcggaagaaaaaacattgagAACCAAGTCCCTGGAAAGGTTAGAAAAGAACATAGCTTCCACTATAGAAAATTCCCTTCTAATTAgcaaaaaagggggaaaaaggaggaaaaaacagagggTTACTTGACTGTGGAGGAGAATTAATACCTGTCTTTATTCTTCATGTTTGGGGTTTCAGCCACAATGCCAGCATACAGCCAGACCTGATTCCCATCTTTGTATTTTGCCACAACCCTGCTCCCAACGTAGTGTTTCTCCGGGGAGGGATGATAGTCATAAGCAATATGATTGCCAGAAAGCAAACTCTTCCCTTTGTTGTCAAATTTTACTTTGTACTTCTTACCAGCACCTGAAAGACATTTCAACAGGGCAAGATCAATAAAAGCTATGTGATTTCATACATGAAGTACCACATACCACTCTGACCACGCTCAGAACTTTTTTGAAAGCCTCTCACAAATGAATTGGGATAGCGGAAGGTCGTTATGGCGATGTGTCACTTTCACAACCTTGTATTAGTGTCCAGTGCTTTTCACTGGATCTTCTTTCAAGGTGCTCTGACACATAGGGAACTGctcaaagcaaaccaaagctTCGTGAAAGCCAGAAGCACCAAGACATCAGCAAGCACAGGACATACCGACAGACTGGATGGCAATCAGAGTTCCTTTGTGCCATGTTTTGGTTCTCTTCTTGCCCAGGATCCTCATGCCAATGTTCAGATCACCATCGTTGCTGAGATcactcccagctgcagcaggtccAACAgactggagagcagcaggggtTTGCTGAGGGGTCTGCGCATCTACCCAAAGAAGAACAATCAGAAGTAAGCTAGAAACTGCCCAAAGACTCTGCCTCACGTACGCAATGGGAGAGTATCTGTGAGACCCGAGGCAGGAAGCACTCCTGCTATTCTGCTAGTAATTTTAAGTGCCTCTGGATGGAGTAATCAACAGGTGAGGGTTAAGTAGCACTAAAAAGCTCTCATGTTATAGAAACACCACCACTTGTATTTGGTTTTGGAAAGGGCATAAAGAAACATGACAGAAATTTGCCATCAGTATATCAGATGGGTCTTTCCAtcagggaaacagaaaaggaagaaattgaacttttctttttcagaaagaaaacaaacaggccCAAGATTCACACAGGACCAAGGGTAGGGCACATGCAGGTATCAGCCAGTATCTGTCAGCTCCAGGAAGCTCTCACACACTGACCTTTTAGTGCATCCTgggcatttgttttcttgttcacAGCATCCATAAATTTCTGAACATCCTGGGCAGATTTTCTCATTGCAGCCATGGCTTCACGCAgctgaggagaaggaaagataaaGAGAATAAGAGAGAGTATGCaacttttctttccccaccAAATACAACGATGTCCTAAGCGTTCCAGCAGAACTCAACTACAAAGTACACCACAGTCAAGTCTTTGCCAACTCACCAGAGTCTGATCCTTTACAATTTTGGGATTAGTATCACCTGtgtttagagagaaaaaaagcagttaaaaacaTCTTGGGGATGAAGAATCCACCCTACAAAGccactgaaagaaaagggaacagaGATAAGCAACTGTTCAAAAGCTGTCTCCGTCCTCAGCAGGAGATCCGCTCAAGTAAGACACTTACTAAGTCATCAAGTCATCCTTTCTAGATGCATGACACGCTGCACTTGCGCCTTCTCCACAGCAGAGGCAGCATTTGATGGGGACAATAACCAGGTGagtggaaaaaagggaaggtCCCAGCTTGGCACACGAACAAATCTAAACTCCAGGAACCACGGAACAGTTACAGGGGCCTTGGCAGACCGTGCAAGTGGTAGCGTTCCTCACACAGACTGAAGGCATTTAACATTCAACCTTCTGCTTCAGGACCGCTGTGGCTTATGGCCAGCTTTACGGCACCCTTATTCCTCTCATTCCCCCCCTGCTCCAAGACATGCTCATATCTCCACCCCTTCCTTATCAGCATGTGGCATGATGAAATACTGAACTGTTCTTCCAGCCCAAATCGATACTCATGACATCGTCATCATCCTCATCTGGGATCTCAATCACTTCTGTAGGCTTGGCAGCCAAGTCCTCGTCCTCAGAACTGCTCTCGCGATACTGGAGGCCTAGCTTGGAGTACAGATCCTTTACCAGGATCTCACATTTATCAATggctctgggggaaaaaaagagacagataCAGCAAAAGACAAGGTGAGTCCAACCATACATCTCACCATACTACAGAAAAACCACTGGGGAGCTACTAATTAAATACAACTGTCACGAGCTGAGGTAAGAATATTCACCTGAAGGATCCAAAGCCACAGgggaataattttaattatccCTCAACAACCACATACAAATGAATCAATGTAGAACCACAATGTCAGTCTACATGGAAGGGAAATGGGCAGCACTCAAAACATGGGACTCTGCCACCTGACCTGCCCCTCCTCTATTCTCTGAGGCTGCACTCAGACACAATTCCAGGGCTACAATTCCAAGATCACCCACCTTGAAGCATCATCAAAGAGGCGGTCAACATGAGccacctcttcttccttctgtttcacacacttctccagctcctccagctgctgcttcctctgctttaCGCATTCAAACTTCTCCAGCTCCTCATCGATGATGTCCTGGAGCTCCTCCATGGAgatccccagctcctccatcaCTTCTTGCTGCAGCTCTTTGATCTCCTGGGAATCCATTTCTGCTGCACACCTGAAACCGCAGAGAGGTGAGAAAAGCCCAGTGAGACCCTATGGCTGTAGCACACCCTCCCTGAGGCACAGCCCCGGCAAAAGCACAAACTCCACTTTTTGAAAGCTAGTGGTAAGGATCGTTGTAACATCCAGCCCCAAGGACGCccagacctgcagcccctgcagccccattTGATCTGGGCCTGGCAGTAACGCAACCGGTCTTTGcgattttcttctcctgccctcCGGCTCGTGTTTCTCCCCCTGCTGCACCCAGGACGCTCCGAGCCACGacccctccctccagccccgcaAACGCAAAGACCGCTTCTGTCGCCGCGAGTGCCGGGCGCGAGGAGGGGGAGGCGGCAGCACGGCGATGGGGACGGGATGTGCTGGGGACGGGAtgtgcaggggaacgggggctgcgggaggctgCCCGGAGCAGAGGGCTGCCTCTGGAAGGCGCCTCATCACCGGGGCTGCCGACCAGCCGGGAGGCGCCGGGGGGCGCCAGCTCCAAGCGCACGGCGCCCCGGCCCGGGGCCTCCGCAaggcccctgcagccccaggcccgccccctcccctcgGCCCACAGCTCCCCGTTCCCCTCGCCCCGACTCCGCCGCCCCACGGCCGCCCCAcggccccctcccggccccttctcgcccccccccgcccccgcccccacCCCCACCTCGGCGCCCaggcccgccccgcccccggTTAccgaggaggaggctgaggaaggggggggagggggggggaccGGCGTCAAACGGGAAGCCGCAGGACGTCACTTCCGGTAACGGCAGCCCGAGGAGCCCAAGTCTCCCCCTCTAGCCGGCGCGGCGGGGAGCCGCCGCACTGCGCACGCGCGAGGGGCGCGCCGCCGCACACCAGGCCCTGGCGGCGGGGCGAGCCAATGCGCATGTGCGAAGCGAGGGACTACGGGGGGGCGTTAAAGGGGCCGCGCCCCGGGAAAGGCACGGTGCTGCCACCTAGGGGACGGCGGGGGGTagggccccggggggggctctggggccCTGGGACGCTGGGTGGGcctgagggagggagggaggcgagGGGCCCAACGAGAGAGAGGGCCCTGGGAGGCTGGCTGGGCCGTGCTGGGGGCCCCGGGGGTGATGGGGGGGTCCAGGGGTGATGGAGGGGTCCAGGGGTGATGGAGGGCCCCGGGGGTGATGGGGGGCGGCAGGGGTGAtggggaggggcaggggtgATGGAGGGCCCCGGGGgtgatggggggggggcaggggtgATGGAGGGGCCCAGGGGTGATGGAGGGGCCCAGGGATGATGGAGGGCCCCGGGAGCGATGGAGGGGCCCAGGGGTGATGGAGGGGCCTGGGGGTGATGGAGGGGCCCGGGGGTGATGGAGGGGCCTGGGGGTGATGGAGGGGCCCGGGGGTGATGGAGTAGCCCAGGGGTGATGGAGCACAGCAGGGCCCTGGGAACCCCAGAGCATGCAGTGGTGAGGGGGGGGCTGCGCGGCTTTGCACCAGAGGCCGTGGGGGGCAGCGCACACCGGCTCGGTTGATCTACTCCTCTTCCCAGGTGGAGGCTGAGAAGGCGCTGTAGGGGTCCACGACAAGCTTGGCACACCGCATCACCACGGCCAGGAGGAAGAGGCACATGAGCACCACAAAAGCCATGGCGAAGCCCTTGTCCACGTCAACAGCTGGCGGCGCCGCGGTGTTCTCCATGCGGGTGGCCCTCAGGTGCTTGGCCCCGAGTTCCAGGCTGCCGGGGGCATCTCTGCGGGACAGAGTCAGGTGAGATTCATGGAGGGTGAGTGAGATGCAGTGCAGAGGAGGTACAGGGGCCCTCCTCATTTCCCAGGAAAATGCGGGTTAAAATAccccactattttttttttttttttttttcacagctgcatTGCCCAGGCGTCTGGACTGTGCAATCCCTGCAGTATGAGGTGCAACAGCGACACTGGGACTTGGCAGACACAGAAAGGACGGTGGCTTGGGTTAGAAGTGGGCTGGGAGTTTGTGTGGGCTGGGAAAAATCACCAGTAAGCAAACAGGGGTGGTAACGGAGGGTATTCTGATTGCTTAAGAGACCTTTGTAGCAGTGGACAGATAGATTTATACAAGGTTGGAGAGAAGTGGAGGCTTGTTCAGACTAGTGCCAGGAAAGCCACGTGGACTGAGCTGTGTGTATGCAGGTCTATCTCTATATTTATGCGTTTATAAAGCTAACGTATGCTCCAGGAGCAAGTGAGCACAGCCTGGGTTATCCCAAGGACGGCACATGATGCAAGAGGATCTGCCAAGTCCTGCAGTGCCCAGAGATTGCTGGAAGTCCCCAGGTCTGAGCCTAGTCCCATGTGTGCTGTTCGGGGCTGTTCCTTACCTCCCTGCGGGTGGATGGACAGATGAGCTGGTTGCTGTGCCCCGCTCGCTGCCCCGCTGTCTGCGGCCCTAGCGCTGTCCCTGGCTGTGGCTGCCTGCTGTCACCAGGGCTTCATGAATACTGCAGGAATGTGGCGACATCACCTTTCAGGCACTCCCAGTAATGGGATCCCGCGGATTAAATTCTAACCCCCTtgagctgaaaatatttcccgTACCTGCTTTGCCTCGTGGTTGAGGACTTGTGGGTTGCTTTGTGGGTCTTGCAGGGCCTGACAGGGGCACGGCATGAACGGGGGAGTGTCAAGGAGGACAAAGGTGGCTTGTTCCCAAAATACAGCAAGCTCTAGGTCCCTAGGCTCGCTCCTGTGAGGTAATTTGGAGACGGATCTTGGCTGGCTTCAAAAAATGGTGACAACTTTTTGGATCAGCAACGCTTCGGGCTTTGAACTGAGCCGCCCACCGGGCTGCCGTTAAACAGCCTTGCAGCAAGGCCCAGAAACAGTGCAAGCACAGCACAGCGCGTGTCCCCCAAACaatctctttgtatttttttttttgtttaattttaagagGAGAAAGCAGCGCCCTGACCAGGGGGAGGGGTTTGGGGCAAAGCCTCGCCCCTGCCACGggtgccccctcccccctcGGCGCAAGGCGTTTTTGCCAAGCGCCTGTCGGCAGGGGGCCGGGTTTGGGGGTCTGGGGTCTGGTGCCGAGGCTGCGGGCCCAGGCCGGGGGGGCGGCTCCGGgggggccggcccccccccccagcgtCCCTGCCCTCCGACAGCCCCCCCGTGACGTCACTGCCCCCGGCCTTTAACTGGCCGCGCTCGCCCCCCCCAACTCCTCGTGGCCACGCCCCTCCCGAGGCCTGCCCCGCCCCCATCCCTCAGGCCGGGCTCACCCTACCCTGCTCGTTGGGCCGTTGGTCGCGCTCGCCCCGCCCCTGCCGCGGCTGGGCCAATAGGAGCGCCGAGCTGCGCGGCTGGTCCCGCCCCCCGAGGCGGGCGGGTTAGGCTGCGCGGCGGCCCGGAGGGTTTTCCTGCGCCGCCATCTTGGTGGGGGGCGGCTGCCAGCCCGCGCGAGCCATGGCCGCCACCGCCGCCAACCCGGGTGAGCCGCGGGGCTGAGCCGGGGCCGTCGacgcccggggggggggggctggacTGGGCGAGGGGGCTGCCTGGGACCTGCCTGGGGGTAGCGGCGCCGGGAGGGGGCGGTTCCTCGGGCTGGCAGCGCCGTTAGCGGGgtcggggccgggcccggggtGGGCTGAGGGAGGCTGTGGGCGGGCAGGGCGCCGCCAGGTCGGGGCCGGGGGCGTCTGCGAGGCTCGGTTGGGGAAGGCCCTGAAGGGGAGCCgaggggtggagggggaggCCGGGGGACTCGGGGCTGAGCCCGGAGGCTTGGGGCTGTCTCGGGGCGGCctggaggctgggaggaggggagcCCGTGTGAGGAACAGGGCGCTGAGGGCTCCGGCTCGGGAGGGTTTGGAGAACAGGGCCGGTGGGGAGGTGATGTGAGGCCAGAAATCCAGCCGGTGGCCTTTGGCTGAGCAGGCGGTTCTTTGGAGGTGCTGGGGCGGAGAGGGGAATGTCATCGCGGCGTGGAGGAAGGCGTCCGTGCTCGGATCCACTCCCTTAGCGTGAGTGGCTTGCTGGGCCCTGCAGACGCCCCCCGTCTGGTGTCTTTggtgctggggtctggcttCTGTCATTCCCCTTCTGGTTGGGAGCGAGTGCGATACTTGCTGTCAGCGGCTGACATTGCTTTTAGACCCCTTTTTGCTGTATGCTTCCTGAAATTTCTTAATTAGCAGCAGACAAAAGTTGATGTGTTGTTTTGAGAAGTCTTCTTTTATAAatcttctcttcatctttttaaacAACTGAGCTGAATAGCTGGTGTGTAACCAAGGATGCGAGCGCCTGCTGGCAAAAAGCAGGCTATTCTGCCAACTTTTGCTCTCTCAGGTCAGTAGCCAAGGGGTAGCCCCCTGTTTGGAGGAAGCTACAAGTTGGTGATACCTGAGActtgatggggaaaaaaaatgaatccttCAGGCTTTCTTCAGATTTCTGGCTAAACTGATCTGAAATCAGCACTTATCTGGAACAACCTGATGTCTGTGAAGTTTGCTGTGAGTTTACAGCGTGGTGACTGAGATCAGAATTTGAGCTTCaatgtctctttttttgttgttgttggtttgtggTTTCCGACTATTCTTGCTTGTGGCTTGAGGCTGAGGAGGTCTTGGGCCATGTGACGTGCTCAGGTTTATCGAGGACTCAATGCAACTTGTAAaggttcatttttttcatcctaaCTTGGTACAGGAAGCTTCTGTGGCTTTAAATAGTGAGAAAACACTGTTTGCTTGGGTCATTTGTCTGTGGTGATTTTGAGGCAAAGGTGCAGAGCTGGGGTCTGGAAATGCGTGGTTGTGGTGTCACGTAATGAGctcgcagaatcacagaatatcccgagttggaagggacccatacggatcatcaagtctaactcctggcaccacacaggtctacccaaaagtttagaccgtgtgactaagtgcacagtccaatcgcttcttaaatcCAGGCAGGCTCAgtggagcctgttccagtgcgcaacctcctcctgatgtccaggctgaacttcccctgcctcagcttcaccccgttcccgtgggtcctatcactggtgtttgtGGAGAACAGGTCgcccgcctctccactcccctcgcgaggaagttgtgGACggcgatgaggtctcccctcggcctcctccaggctgaacaggcccagggacctcagccgctcctcgtatgttttcctctccaggcccttcagcaTCTTCGTCGCCCTGAAATTCTTCAGCAATCAGAAGGTAGAAATCAGGTTAGAAGAAGCAAACGTTCCTGAGCCTacttaacaaaaacataccTGAAATGGAAACTGTCAAACTTGGGTTCTAGTCTTGTGGTTAAGCGTGCTTTTGGCTCACAACAGCATCCCTGAAACAGTGAGATCGTTCAAAGTAGTAAAATATCAGTCATGTGCGTCTGGGATGGCGTGGAGTTGATCAGGAAGCTCATTTCTCCTGCCAGTGTAGTGCTGATCGAGGTTCTGCAGCTTGGCAGACAAAGGATATGGAGCTAAATTTaaagccaggagaaaaaaaaataaaaaagctgttgcCTGGGGTAAGAATGGAAAATGTATGTTGTGGGCCAACTGTGTAAGAATTCAGtgaatgaagaaaggaagacacTCGCTGCTTTAAACCCTGCCTGTATGATGAAGTGTTTACACAACTGTAGTCCTCAGAGTTGCATGACGTTTTGGAGAATGGAAAAGTTTTAAACAAATTCAcaaggaaaagagagggaaCTTTCAACGTTTGTGTTTAATATTTGTAACTACCAGTAAACAGAGTGACCAGTACGGACTCGCTCTTTCTAAACAGAGTGGCCGTTAAAATGCTTGGTCTGCGTGAGCATTATATACGTGGAGATTATTAGTTTGATAAATTACTTGTGACAAGTATTCTTTAGAATGCTTCATTTGATCTTGAAAAGTagactgcagagctgcagtgagtACTGCAAGATGCCcaaaaagacacaaaatgtCCTCACAGCCTGAGCAGGCCACGGTGAAAGATGAAGAAGCCGACTGCAGAATAAGTTAGAACTCCTTTAAAGTGTTCAGAGCATGGTTTGTGTTCGGTGTGGTGCCATCCTGGGCCTTCTGGCTGTCCTCTAACTGCTACATGGGCAAAGCAGATCGCCTCAGAAACCTGTGGGAGGTGGGTAACGCTTCTGCATCTTCAGGTAAAGCAAACTGAGAAATAAACCTGCCAAACCTTTCCGCTCATCTTCTCAGGGGCGAGGTGAGTCACCACACAGACTGTTCGTATCATTTAACTGAGAAAGATTTAAGTGAAGAGCGTTATTCAGTTATGCCTATTTAAACAAGCTTTAAGCTTTACGTTGTTAAAATTTCCTGGCGAGGAGTGAAAAGAGAATAGCATTCACTACCTAGGAGGAAGtctggggggagggaaggggttTGTTTTACTTGAATTAACTTGGGGATTTTAACATTAACTTGCGTTATTAGAGCACTGCAGACTGGATAAATACATGGTTTATCAGTTTTGTTTcaaacattttgcttctctgaatGCATACTTCCAAACACCCGAAGGTGGAAgatgtatttgtgtttgttttctgctctgatttctATAATGCTTCTGGGGGGGTGTTCCCATGGGATGAGAGCGTTGAGCTGGCGTAGTTGTCCTCAGGTGACAAAGCGGATCCTTTGCTTCACGTGCAGGAAGCCAATTCCCACGCAGCACTGCATGGGAATTTCAAGCAACTGAAAAAAGTCCTAACAAACCAGAGATGCAGAAATTGAGACAGGTAAATACAAAGCCACGCGTGTCGTTGAGGCTGAAGCCTTCCAGTTGTgagcaaaatgcatttgttaCTTCCCGTGTGCTCTTTTATCTGAGCCTCACAGACCTGCTCTGAAGTCCCTTGGCTTTTGGGGGAGCTAACTAATGATTAAATTTAAACTGATCTTGTTAAGCAGAAAAGAGCTGATGGCTGCCAGGCCTGGGAAGCAACCAGATGCTGCTCAGGTTAGAAACTGCAGtagcagctgcattttttttgctgtgccTTGTGCAGTGCCTGATTGTAGCAGGCAAAGTGGTACAATAACAATGCACAGCAGAGCTACAGCAGGCCTGTCTCGTAAATCACagttctgaatattttctgtgacttttttttttgaagtttttcacTGTTGAGATGCCAGTAGTTGCAATAGAGCCCttcctgggggagctgggggggaagTCTGGCTCTCGAGATTACATTCCCTTAGCTGTTCTCCAGCCCGCTCTATTCTGGGTCGT
This portion of the Oxyura jamaicensis isolate SHBP4307 breed ruddy duck chromosome 25, BPBGC_Ojam_1.0, whole genome shotgun sequence genome encodes:
- the SETDB1 gene encoding histone-lysine N-methyltransferase SETDB1 isoform X7; amino-acid sequence: MDSQEIKELQQEVMEELGISMEELQDIIDEELEKFECVKQRKQQLEELEKCVKQKEEEVAHVDRLFDDASRAIDKCEILVKDLYSKLGLQYRESSSEDEDLAAKPTEVIEIPDEDDDDVMSIDLGWKNSDTNPKIVKDQTLLREAMAAMRKSAQDVQKFMDAVNKKTNAQDALKDAQTPQQTPAALQSVGPAAAGSDLSNDGDLNIGMRILGKKRTKTWHKGTLIAIQSVGAGKKYKVKFDNKGKSLLSGNHIAYDYHPSPEKHYVGSRVVAKYKDGNQVWLYAGIVAETPNMKNKDRFLIFFDDGYASYVKEWELYPICRPLRKTWEDIEDVSCRDFIEEYITAYPNRPMVLLKNGQLIKTEWEGTWWKSRVEEVDGSLVKILFLDDKRCEWIYRGSTRLEPMFSMKTSTASTQEKKQSGQARTRPNVVELLESETYKGLYLLA